In a genomic window of Sutcliffiella sp. FSL R7-0096:
- a CDS encoding cation:proton antiporter regulatory subunit: MQFKTTELPGIGKKISFITAEGNMVVLVVHHSGKREMYFFDDPDSDEADFSISMTSDETRELGAQLLGAMYQPVDMDKMKMFKKQIIIEWVDVKKGSPLVGKTIGQSQIRTRTGASIIGIVKGEDNIAVPDIDVILHEGDVLMICGKQAQIAKLTKLCEGGGTS; encoded by the coding sequence ATGCAATTTAAAACTACCGAACTGCCCGGAATAGGCAAAAAAATATCCTTTATCACGGCAGAAGGTAATATGGTCGTGTTAGTTGTACACCATTCCGGTAAAAGAGAAATGTACTTCTTTGATGACCCTGATAGTGATGAAGCGGACTTTTCCATTTCTATGACATCGGATGAAACAAGGGAGCTGGGGGCTCAATTATTGGGTGCGATGTACCAGCCTGTAGATATGGATAAAATGAAAATGTTTAAAAAGCAGATCATCATTGAATGGGTCGATGTAAAAAAGGGATCGCCCCTTGTTGGGAAGACCATTGGGCAATCCCAGATAAGGACTAGAACTGGTGCCTCCATCATTGGAATCGTCAAAGGGGAAGACAATATCGCCGTTCCAGATATTGATGTTATCCTACACGAAGGTGATGTGTTGATGATCTGCGGAAAGCAGGCGCAGATTGCAAAGCTTACCAAGCTTTGTGAGGGAGGCGGCACTTCCTGA
- a CDS encoding long-chain-fatty-acid--CoA ligase: protein MEQVVNKPWLSLYPDEIPHEINFEERTLQSFLKQAAEEYPTKTAISFLGKKLTFEEVYDQSLKLANYLKGLGIEKGDRVSIMLPNCPQAVISYYGVLFAGGIVVQTNPLYMERELEYQVNDSGSEVIITLDILYPRVSKVKALTKLKHVIVTGIKDYLPFPKNMLYPFVQKKQYGIVVKVEHSGENHLFTEVIKQSEAQMIDIPIDPNEDLALLQYTGGTTGFPKGVMLTHMNLVSNTMMSVKWMYRCKKAQEKVIGILPFFHVYGMTAVMNLSIMQAFEMVLLPKFDPETTLKTIQKEKPTLFPGAPTIYIALLNHPDIQKYDLSSIDSCISGSAALPVEVQEQFERVTGGKLVEGYGLSEASPVTHANFLWDERVSGSIGIPWPNTESVILSMENGELAPVGEIGEIAVKGPQIMKGYWNRKEETEAVLKDGWLLTGDLGYMDERGYFYVVDRKKDMIIAGGFNIYPREIEEVLYEHEQIQEVVVAGVPDAYRGETVKAYIVKKAGATLTEEELDAYARKHLAAYKVPRLYEFRDELPKTAVGKILRRALVDEEKQKIAK from the coding sequence ATGGAGCAAGTAGTGAATAAGCCGTGGCTATCACTTTATCCAGATGAAATACCTCATGAGATCAACTTCGAAGAACGAACATTGCAGTCATTTTTAAAACAAGCAGCGGAAGAGTACCCAACAAAAACGGCCATAAGCTTCCTTGGCAAGAAACTGACATTTGAAGAAGTGTATGATCAATCTTTAAAACTGGCAAACTACTTAAAAGGACTCGGAATTGAAAAGGGTGACAGGGTGTCCATCATGCTGCCCAACTGTCCCCAAGCGGTTATCAGTTATTATGGTGTCCTGTTTGCAGGAGGAATTGTCGTGCAGACGAACCCTCTTTACATGGAACGTGAGCTCGAATATCAGGTGAATGATTCCGGTTCGGAAGTCATCATCACATTGGATATTCTTTATCCGAGAGTTTCAAAAGTGAAAGCGCTGACAAAATTGAAGCATGTCATTGTCACGGGAATAAAGGACTATCTACCGTTCCCTAAGAACATGCTGTATCCGTTTGTACAGAAGAAACAATATGGGATTGTCGTTAAAGTGGAACATAGCGGGGAAAACCACTTATTTACGGAAGTGATCAAACAATCAGAAGCACAAATGATTGATATTCCGATAGACCCGAACGAAGATCTTGCTTTGCTTCAATATACAGGAGGAACAACAGGATTTCCTAAAGGAGTCATGTTGACACATATGAATCTCGTTTCCAATACGATGATGAGTGTAAAATGGATGTATCGATGCAAAAAAGCACAGGAAAAGGTCATCGGTATCCTTCCGTTCTTCCATGTGTATGGAATGACAGCTGTTATGAACCTTTCCATCATGCAGGCTTTCGAAATGGTGCTCTTGCCTAAATTCGATCCGGAGACAACCTTGAAAACCATCCAAAAGGAGAAGCCGACGCTTTTCCCGGGAGCACCCACGATCTATATCGCTCTCTTGAACCATCCTGATATTCAAAAATATGACCTATCATCCATTGATTCCTGTATCAGTGGTTCGGCAGCATTGCCTGTTGAAGTGCAGGAACAGTTCGAACGAGTAACAGGAGGGAAGTTGGTGGAAGGATACGGGCTTTCAGAAGCATCCCCGGTCACGCATGCAAACTTCCTTTGGGATGAAAGGGTATCTGGTAGCATCGGCATTCCTTGGCCAAATACAGAATCCGTCATCCTCTCCATGGAAAACGGCGAACTGGCTCCTGTCGGGGAAATTGGTGAAATTGCTGTAAAAGGCCCTCAAATCATGAAGGGTTACTGGAACAGAAAAGAAGAAACAGAAGCAGTGCTAAAAGACGGATGGTTATTGACAGGGGACCTTGGCTATATGGACGAACGTGGCTATTTCTATGTGGTAGACCGTAAGAAAGACATGATCATTGCTGGCGGTTTCAACATCTATCCACGGGAGATAGAGGAAGTGCTTTATGAGCATGAACAAATCCAGGAGGTAGTGGTGGCAGGCGTCCCGGATGCATATCGTGGTGAGACCGTGAAGGCTTATATTGTTAAAAAGGCAGGAGCCACTCTTACAGAAGAAGAACTGGATGCCTATGCCCGCAAACACTTAGCTGCCTACAAGGTTCCAAGACTTTATGAATTCAGAGATGAGCTTCCAAAGACAGCAGTTGGAAAGATTTTGAGAAGAGCACTTGTGGATGAAGAAAAACAGAAAATCGCAAAATAA
- a CDS encoding TFIIB-type zinc ribbon-containing protein, which yields MILHYKCPGCGSDMSFDADSGKLSCQSCGLRENIEEHPEQLITATFTEDEVKEYQCENCGAVLMTEIETTATSCSFCGAGVVIADRLSGNLAPAKVIPFTISKEAAISAFQKWCGKGLLTPKGFMSADRIKSITGIYVPFWLYDLNSKVQVQAVGTKVRTYSQGDYIYTETKYYDAFRDINLDYVKIPVDASEKMNDELMDKLEPFPYDQLKEFKTPYLVGYVAEKYNYDDKELLPRAKHKISGYIDSYIHSTLSGYQSINFKEKKIDTKSVNNHYVLLPVWMISYDYAQSEHTFAMNGQTGKVVGKPPISMGKVAMWFSGVAGGTLLAMKSIAYMMGGGFW from the coding sequence ATGATCCTTCATTACAAATGCCCAGGCTGCGGAAGCGATATGAGTTTTGATGCCGACTCAGGCAAACTGTCCTGTCAAAGTTGTGGCCTCCGGGAAAATATTGAAGAACATCCGGAACAGTTGATTACAGCAACTTTTACAGAGGATGAAGTAAAGGAATATCAATGTGAGAACTGTGGAGCGGTCCTGATGACGGAAATAGAAACCACCGCAACTAGTTGCAGCTTTTGCGGAGCCGGGGTGGTCATTGCGGATCGATTGTCAGGCAACCTTGCTCCTGCTAAAGTCATCCCCTTTACAATCAGCAAAGAGGCGGCAATCAGCGCATTTCAGAAATGGTGTGGCAAGGGCCTCCTGACACCAAAGGGTTTTATGAGTGCAGATCGAATCAAGAGCATCACGGGAATCTATGTACCTTTTTGGTTGTATGATTTGAATAGCAAGGTCCAAGTACAAGCGGTCGGGACCAAGGTAAGAACCTATAGCCAAGGAGATTACATTTATACCGAGACAAAGTATTATGATGCCTTCCGAGACATCAATCTAGACTATGTCAAAATCCCGGTAGATGCTTCAGAAAAAATGAATGATGAACTGATGGATAAATTGGAGCCATTCCCTTATGATCAGCTAAAGGAATTCAAAACTCCTTATCTAGTAGGGTATGTGGCGGAGAAGTATAACTATGACGACAAAGAACTCCTACCAAGGGCAAAGCATAAAATAAGCGGATATATCGATTCCTACATACATTCCACTCTATCCGGCTATCAATCGATTAACTTCAAGGAAAAAAAGATAGATACGAAAAGTGTAAATAACCATTACGTGTTATTGCCTGTATGGATGATCAGCTATGATTATGCTCAATCAGAGCATACTTTTGCCATGAATGGCCAGACAGGAAAAGTGGTTGGTAAACCTCCGATCAGTATGGGCAAAGTGGCGATGTGGTTCAGTGGTGTTGCCGGCGGTACCCTCCTTGCGATGAAATCAATCGCCTACATGATGGGAGGCGGGTTCTGGTGA
- a CDS encoding DUF350 domain-containing protein, giving the protein MSSFWENELVRTAANFSVVVLCLVLFLAIFELVTKYKNMEEIKKGNLAVAMATGGKILGIANIFRYSISDHDTLLTMIGWGAAGFLLLLFAYFIFEFLTPSFNIDEEIRNDNRAVGFISFVISVGLSFIIGASIG; this is encoded by the coding sequence ATGTCTAGTTTTTGGGAAAATGAATTAGTCAGAACGGCTGCAAATTTCAGTGTGGTGGTTTTGTGTCTTGTTTTATTTCTGGCTATCTTTGAATTAGTGACGAAGTATAAAAATATGGAAGAAATCAAAAAGGGGAATCTTGCCGTAGCGATGGCGACTGGCGGAAAGATATTGGGTATTGCGAATATTTTCCGATACTCCATCAGTGATCATGACACGTTGCTGACGATGATAGGATGGGGTGCGGCAGGCTTTTTACTATTGCTGTTTGCTTATTTCATTTTTGAATTTTTGACACCAAGTTTTAACATCGATGAAGAAATACGAAATGACAACCGGGCAGTTGGCTTTATCTCTTTTGTCATTTCCGTTGGCCTATCATTTATCATAGGGGCAAGTATCGGGTAA
- a CDS encoding PspA/IM30 family protein, translated as MSIIARFRDIMSSNINALLDKAENPEKMIDQYLRNLNSDLGKVKAETASVMAQEQRSKREWDACRDDMEKMERYAIKALEAGNEDDARKFLERKRTLETTFSELEASYQLARNNSLQMKQMHDKLVSDIGELEARRNMLKAKWSVAKTQERMNKIGDSATRAGGSITAFGRMEDKVNRALDEANAMAELNTGPKDDIEDLTAKYDQQSANVDNELEALKARLKNNN; from the coding sequence ATGAGTATTATCGCGAGATTCAGAGATATTATGTCCAGTAACATTAACGCTTTGTTGGATAAAGCGGAGAACCCGGAGAAAATGATTGACCAATATTTACGGAACCTGAACAGTGATTTAGGAAAGGTAAAAGCGGAAACCGCATCCGTCATGGCTCAGGAGCAGCGTTCCAAGAGGGAATGGGATGCATGCAGGGACGATATGGAGAAAATGGAACGATATGCGATCAAAGCGTTGGAAGCTGGTAATGAGGATGATGCAAGAAAGTTCCTCGAGAGAAAAAGAACGCTTGAGACCACTTTCTCCGAACTGGAAGCATCCTATCAACTGGCTAGAAACAACTCCCTTCAGATGAAACAGATGCATGATAAATTGGTTTCTGATATCGGCGAATTGGAAGCGCGCAGAAATATGCTCAAAGCGAAATGGTCTGTCGCCAAAACGCAAGAGAGAATGAATAAAATCGGAGATTCCGCAACACGAGCAGGGGGATCGATTACCGCATTCGGCAGAATGGAAGACAAAGTGAACCGGGCACTCGATGAAGCAAACGCAATGGCAGAGCTAAATACAGGTCCAAAGGATGACATTGAAGACCTTACAGCAAAATACGATCAGCAAAGTGCAAATGTTGATAATGAGCTAGAAGCGTTAAAGGCGAGATTGAAGAATAATAATTAG
- the polX gene encoding DNA polymerase/3'-5' exonuclease PolX, which translates to MNKKQIVKWLETIAIYMELKGENGFKVSAFRKAALALENDERSLSQIDDFTKISGIGKGTAAVIQEIMETGKSSVLEELQQEVPEGLVPLLKLPGLGGKKIAKLYQELDVVDITSLKEACEAEKVQALAGFGKKTEEKILSAIEEVGKRPDRLPISFMTPIAEQIEQFLSTVDGLEEYSRAGSLRRYRETIKDLDFIISTTNPEKVREQLVKMDRVIEIIANGDTKVSIILKYDYDVSVDFRMVEPLSFPTTLHHFTGSKDHNVRMRQLAKERGEKISEYGVEDVETGEIKHFGSEEEFFKHFNLPFIPPEIREDGTEVDYALENGEVPLVSLNDIRGDLHMHSTWSDGAHTIEEMIEANRAKGYKYMAITDHSQYLKVANGLTPDRLRQQKAEIRKLNEKYDDITILSGVEMDILPDGSLDYDDELMAEMDIVIASIHSSFSQKREVIMERLKTALENYHVDIIAHPTGRLIGRREGYDVDVEMLIQLAKETNTALELNANPNRLDLASHYVRLAQDAGVKLVINTDAHSIDMLDHMEIGVATARKGWIKKENVINTWSPEELKKYLTRHHT; encoded by the coding sequence ATGAACAAAAAACAGATCGTGAAATGGTTGGAGACGATTGCGATATATATGGAACTGAAAGGCGAGAATGGCTTTAAGGTTTCTGCTTTTAGGAAAGCGGCGTTGGCCCTTGAAAATGATGAGAGAAGCCTGAGTCAAATTGATGACTTTACAAAGATAAGTGGAATTGGTAAAGGAACAGCGGCTGTTATCCAGGAGATTATGGAAACAGGCAAATCTTCCGTATTAGAGGAGCTACAGCAGGAAGTGCCGGAGGGATTGGTTCCGTTATTGAAACTTCCAGGATTAGGCGGAAAGAAAATAGCTAAACTTTATCAAGAGCTGGACGTAGTAGATATAACAAGTCTGAAAGAGGCATGTGAAGCTGAAAAGGTGCAGGCGCTTGCGGGATTTGGTAAGAAGACGGAAGAGAAAATCCTTTCTGCCATCGAAGAAGTGGGCAAACGTCCTGACCGTTTGCCGATCTCTTTTATGACACCAATTGCCGAGCAGATAGAACAGTTCCTATCAACTGTTGATGGGTTAGAAGAATATTCCCGTGCTGGAAGCCTGCGCAGATATAGAGAAACGATCAAGGATCTGGATTTTATCATTTCCACAACTAATCCAGAAAAGGTACGAGAGCAGCTTGTGAAGATGGATAGGGTTATAGAGATTATCGCCAATGGTGATACGAAAGTATCCATCATTTTAAAATATGACTATGATGTATCCGTTGATTTCCGTATGGTGGAACCACTAAGTTTTCCCACGACTCTTCACCATTTCACCGGTTCAAAGGATCATAATGTCCGCATGAGGCAACTCGCTAAAGAGCGAGGAGAGAAAATTAGTGAATATGGTGTGGAGGATGTTGAAACTGGGGAAATCAAACACTTCGGATCGGAAGAGGAATTCTTCAAACATTTTAATCTCCCATTCATCCCACCTGAAATAAGGGAGGATGGAACGGAAGTCGATTATGCGTTAGAAAATGGAGAAGTCCCTTTGGTTTCATTAAATGATATTCGCGGGGACCTACATATGCACTCCACATGGAGCGATGGTGCCCATACAATAGAAGAGATGATTGAAGCGAACCGTGCAAAAGGGTATAAATATATGGCGATCACCGACCATTCTCAATATTTGAAAGTGGCAAACGGACTTACACCAGATCGCCTGAGACAACAGAAGGCAGAAATTAGGAAGTTAAATGAAAAGTATGACGATATCACCATCTTGTCAGGTGTGGAAATGGATATACTACCGGACGGCTCCCTTGATTATGATGACGAGCTGATGGCGGAGATGGATATTGTCATCGCTTCGATTCATTCAAGCTTTTCACAAAAAAGGGAAGTTATCATGGAGCGATTAAAAACGGCGTTGGAGAATTATCATGTGGATATCATTGCCCACCCGACAGGTCGCCTTATTGGACGCAGAGAAGGCTATGATGTGGATGTGGAAATGTTGATTCAGCTTGCTAAGGAAACAAATACGGCACTTGAACTTAATGCAAACCCGAATAGATTAGATCTTGCCAGCCATTATGTGCGTCTTGCCCAAGATGCCGGGGTGAAACTTGTCATCAATACAGATGCACATAGCATTGATATGCTTGATCACATGGAAATTGGAGTGGCCACGGCAAGAAAAGGCTGGATTAAAAAGGAAAATGTGATCAATACATGGTCACCAGAAGAGTTAAAGAAGTATTTAACACGACACCATACGTAA
- a CDS encoding endonuclease MutS2 has product MQPRVLKVLEFNKVKDKLATFSASSLGKEKVAQLTPATNYEEVVERQLQTDEAATILRLKGEVPLGGITDIRAHVKRAEIGGTLNTHELLDIAGTIYAARKLDRFVETVLEEEISIPIMKSYMDQLVIYPELERNIKNCIDEYGEVLDGASDKLRGIRQQLRSTESRVREKLESMIRSSNAQKMLSDAIITIRNERYVIPVKQEYRGAYGGIVHDQSSSGATLFIEPQQVVDLNNVLQEAKVKEKLEIDRILAELSGEVAEAARDLLENVSILAEIDFMFAKAKYGKFIRGTKPEINNEKFVRLVQARHPLISEEEVVPNTIELGKDYTSIVITGPNTGGKTVTLKTLGLLTIMAQSGLHVPAQDGSEVGVFSAVYADIGDEQSIEQSLSTFSSHMVNIVDILKKVDHDSLVLFDELGAGTDPQEGAALAISILDEVYQRGACVIATTHYPELKAYGYNREGVVNASVEFDVDTLSPTYRLLIGVPGRSNAFEISKRLGLSMDVIDRAKEFVSEDSNKVENMIASLEASQKRAEEEWKEAEQLRKTSQKLHEDLEQQMQELNEQRDKLYEKAAAKAEKMVEDAKEEAEKVIRELRKMRIEQHANVKEHELIDAKKRLEGAVPTVKKSASTKKQEATNQTLEPGDEVKVLSLNQKGHLVEKTGDKEWQVQIGILKMKVKTKDIQYISRPKPVETKPLATIKGKDYHVSIELDLRGERFENALMRVEKYLDDATLAGYHRVSIIHGKGTGALRVGVQNYLKNHRSVKNYRFGEASEGGTGVTVVELK; this is encoded by the coding sequence GTGCAACCGAGAGTTTTAAAGGTATTGGAATTTAATAAAGTAAAAGATAAATTAGCTACATTTTCTGCCTCATCCTTAGGAAAAGAAAAAGTGGCCCAGCTGACACCAGCGACCAACTATGAGGAGGTTGTGGAAAGGCAGCTGCAAACAGATGAAGCGGCAACCATTCTTAGATTAAAAGGGGAGGTTCCACTTGGAGGCATCACAGATATCAGAGCGCATGTGAAGCGTGCCGAGATTGGCGGGACATTGAACACCCATGAGCTTTTGGATATAGCAGGAACCATCTATGCGGCGCGCAAGCTTGATCGATTCGTGGAAACGGTACTGGAAGAGGAAATCTCCATTCCGATCATGAAAAGCTATATGGACCAGTTAGTCATCTATCCGGAGCTTGAACGCAATATCAAGAACTGTATAGATGAATACGGAGAAGTGTTGGACGGGGCAAGTGATAAATTACGAGGAATTCGCCAGCAATTAAGGTCAACAGAATCCAGGGTGCGCGAAAAGCTAGAAAGCATGATTCGTTCATCTAATGCGCAAAAAATGCTATCCGACGCCATCATCACCATCCGTAATGAGCGTTATGTGATTCCGGTAAAACAGGAATACCGTGGTGCTTATGGAGGAATTGTACATGACCAATCCTCATCTGGTGCGACCTTGTTCATTGAACCTCAGCAGGTAGTGGATCTGAACAATGTCCTGCAGGAAGCGAAGGTAAAAGAGAAGCTCGAGATCGATCGCATATTGGCTGAATTGTCAGGAGAAGTGGCAGAAGCTGCGCGGGACCTTCTTGAAAATGTAAGTATTTTGGCAGAGATTGATTTTATGTTTGCAAAGGCGAAATACGGAAAATTCATCCGTGGAACCAAGCCGGAAATCAATAATGAGAAATTTGTGAGATTGGTTCAGGCAAGACATCCTCTCATTTCAGAAGAAGAAGTGGTCCCGAACACCATTGAGCTTGGAAAGGACTATACTTCCATTGTCATAACCGGACCTAATACAGGTGGTAAAACGGTCACTTTGAAAACGTTGGGCCTCTTGACCATCATGGCACAATCCGGATTGCATGTGCCGGCACAAGACGGTTCAGAAGTCGGGGTATTCTCCGCAGTATATGCAGATATCGGCGACGAGCAATCCATTGAACAGAGTTTAAGTACATTTTCTTCTCACATGGTTAATATTGTGGATATCCTAAAAAAAGTCGACCATGACAGCCTCGTTCTTTTTGACGAGCTCGGTGCAGGAACAGACCCGCAAGAAGGTGCGGCCCTGGCCATCTCCATTCTTGATGAAGTGTATCAGCGTGGTGCCTGTGTCATTGCAACCACCCACTATCCGGAGCTAAAAGCATATGGCTATAACCGGGAAGGTGTGGTGAATGCCAGTGTGGAATTTGATGTGGACACCTTAAGCCCGACCTATCGTTTACTTATTGGGGTTCCAGGAAGAAGTAACGCGTTTGAAATATCCAAACGACTTGGATTGAGCATGGATGTCATTGACCGGGCGAAAGAATTTGTGAGTGAGGACAGCAACAAAGTCGAGAACATGATTGCCTCTTTAGAAGCCTCTCAAAAAAGGGCGGAAGAGGAATGGAAAGAAGCGGAACAGTTAAGAAAAACATCACAAAAACTGCATGAGGACCTTGAACAACAAATGCAGGAACTGAATGAGCAGCGTGACAAACTTTATGAAAAAGCGGCGGCAAAAGCGGAGAAGATGGTCGAAGATGCCAAGGAAGAAGCAGAGAAGGTCATCCGCGAGTTACGCAAGATGAGAATCGAACAACATGCTAATGTCAAAGAGCATGAATTGATAGACGCGAAGAAACGTTTGGAAGGCGCCGTGCCAACTGTTAAAAAATCTGCTTCCACCAAGAAGCAGGAAGCAACGAATCAAACTCTTGAGCCAGGAGACGAAGTAAAGGTACTAAGTCTTAATCAAAAAGGTCACCTAGTAGAAAAAACGGGGGACAAAGAGTGGCAGGTTCAAATCGGCATCCTGAAAATGAAAGTGAAAACAAAGGATATACAATACATCAGCAGGCCAAAACCGGTGGAAACAAAGCCATTGGCAACCATCAAAGGGAAAGATTATCATGTAAGCATAGAACTTGACCTTCGTGGTGAGCGCTTTGAAAATGCATTGATGAGAGTGGAGAAATACCTAGATGATGCGACACTGGCAGGCTACCACCGGGTATCGATCATACATGGAAAAGGGACCGGAGCATTGCGTGTCGGGGTCCAAAATTACCTGAAAAACCATCGTTCTGTAAAAAATTATCGATTCGGTGAGGCATCTGAAGGTGGCACTGGTGTAACCGTCGTCGAACTGAAATAG
- a CDS encoding cation:proton antiporter has translation MDHGAPILLSIGVILLVLFLISYIGGKIKIPGVILYIILGIGIGSFISDNEILHIASEVGIVLLFFLLGLEFPLAKLKGMAVKVWKPGLLDVVLNLGVSTFICLFFGLDLLPSLIIGGVLYATSSSISAKLLESTKRLANAESEYILAILIFEDIVAPIIVAVLIGMASDGGITGLDFAILLGKIILLTAGAMLIGRFGFSRLEKFIERLIGSDRFILLTVGIALTYGGLALLLGLSEVLGAFLAGIMLAETKRSHDIENVTLPVRDLLLPIFFLHFGTTINLGEGIPYVGLLFTLVGWALVGKIIVGMLGGRWYGLSKRVALRAGFSLTPRGEFSVVIAGIATGATKVFSGMFILVSAMLGILFFIFAPKLTDLIYGKKQKKKRNLKVPS, from the coding sequence ATGGATCATGGAGCACCGATACTTTTGAGCATAGGTGTCATATTATTGGTTCTTTTTCTTATTAGCTATATAGGTGGGAAAATAAAAATTCCAGGGGTCATCCTTTATATTATTTTAGGAATTGGAATCGGATCCTTCATTTCCGATAATGAGATTCTTCATATCGCAAGCGAGGTGGGAATTGTGCTTCTTTTTTTCCTGCTGGGTCTGGAATTTCCATTAGCGAAATTGAAAGGAATGGCCGTTAAGGTTTGGAAGCCGGGATTGCTCGATGTCGTTCTGAATCTGGGAGTTTCCACTTTCATCTGCCTGTTCTTTGGACTAGACCTCTTGCCTTCCCTCATTATCGGTGGTGTCTTATATGCTACAAGCTCTTCCATTTCCGCTAAGCTGCTTGAAAGTACAAAGAGGCTTGCAAATGCGGAATCGGAATACATACTTGCCATCCTCATCTTTGAAGATATTGTAGCGCCAATCATCGTTGCCGTTTTGATAGGAATGGCCTCCGATGGGGGAATTACAGGTTTGGATTTTGCTATTTTACTAGGGAAAATTATCCTTTTGACAGCAGGTGCCATGCTGATAGGTCGTTTTGGGTTCTCTAGGCTCGAGAAATTCATTGAGCGACTGATCGGAAGTGATAGGTTCATTTTGTTGACGGTCGGAATTGCGCTGACCTATGGTGGACTTGCTTTATTATTAGGTCTTTCTGAAGTTTTGGGTGCATTTTTAGCTGGTATCATGCTTGCTGAAACCAAACGGTCACATGACATTGAAAACGTAACGCTTCCTGTAAGAGACTTACTGTTACCAATTTTCTTCTTGCACTTTGGTACGACCATCAACCTTGGGGAAGGTATCCCTTATGTTGGACTGCTCTTCACCCTTGTCGGTTGGGCTCTAGTAGGGAAAATAATCGTAGGCATGCTTGGTGGGAGATGGTATGGACTGTCAAAAAGAGTGGCATTAAGAGCAGGATTTTCGCTTACTCCACGGGGAGAATTCTCTGTCGTCATAGCCGGTATAGCCACGGGGGCAACAAAAGTTTTCAGCGGCATGTTTATTTTAGTATCGGCAATGCTCGGTATCCTGTTTTTTATCTTTGCACCTAAGTTAACGGATTTAATCTATGGAAAAAAACAAAAGAAAAAAAGAAATTTAAAAGTTCCTTCATAA
- a CDS encoding TPM domain-containing protein translates to MRRYKSIYSFIIAVFLVVTLGFTAQAESVNQKQFVYDYAGILTDQEVTQLDSLANELGAESDTAFLVITANGTDGMDIEEYVGDFYDENAPGYDQPYGNTAILAIDLEERDIYLAGFKKAELYLNDQRLDLILESITPALSQGNYYEAFSEFISSSHSYMGMEPETSDDNPGSYPDNNDGYQNYEEEYYAGGNPSDNLFFQLWFQLLVSFIVGGAVVGILAYNSGGRVTVNSGTYMNSNSSKVLHRHDRYLRKTVTRVKKPTNNNNNSGGFTGGGGITGGGHSHSGSRGKF, encoded by the coding sequence GTGAGAAGGTACAAAAGCATTTATTCATTTATCATCGCAGTTTTTTTAGTGGTAACATTGGGATTCACCGCACAGGCTGAATCGGTTAACCAGAAACAATTTGTATACGATTATGCCGGGATATTGACGGACCAGGAAGTCACACAACTTGATTCGTTAGCCAATGAGCTTGGTGCTGAATCCGATACTGCTTTTCTCGTTATCACAGCGAATGGAACGGATGGTATGGATATCGAAGAATATGTAGGAGACTTTTATGATGAAAATGCCCCTGGGTATGACCAGCCTTATGGAAACACAGCCATTCTGGCCATCGACTTGGAAGAACGGGATATATATTTGGCAGGATTCAAAAAAGCGGAACTTTATTTGAATGATCAACGGTTGGATCTGATCCTGGAGAGTATAACACCTGCCCTCTCTCAAGGAAACTACTATGAGGCATTTTCAGAGTTTATTTCAAGTTCCCATTCCTATATGGGCATGGAACCAGAAACGAGTGATGATAACCCAGGTTCTTATCCTGATAATAATGACGGGTACCAAAATTATGAGGAAGAGTATTATGCAGGAGGAAACCCCTCAGATAATCTCTTTTTCCAGCTATGGTTCCAGCTTTTGGTTTCATTCATCGTTGGCGGAGCCGTTGTAGGGATCCTTGCTTATAACTCTGGTGGAAGAGTCACTGTAAATTCCGGAACCTATATGAATAGCAACAGCTCCAAAGTACTGCATCGACATGATAGATACCTCAGAAAGACAGTGACAAGAGTCAAGAAGCCGACCAATAACAACAACAATAGCGGCGGGTTCACAGGCGGTGGCGGCATCACAGGTGGCGGTCATTCCCACAGCGGCAGCAGAGGGAAATTTTAA